The Macaca fascicularis isolate 582-1 chromosome 1, T2T-MFA8v1.1 genome includes a window with the following:
- the ASCL5 gene encoding achaete-scute homolog 5, whose product MNNNFCRALVDRRPLGPPSCMQLGVVPPPRQAPLPPAEPLGNVPFLLYPGPAEQPYYDAYAGVFPYVPFPGAFGVYEYPFEPAFIQKRNERERQRVKCVNEGYARLRGHLPGALAEKRLSKVETLRAAIRYIKYLQELLSSAPDGATPPAARGLPGTRPCPAPPAAPRPDRPGDGEARAPSSLVPESSESSCFSPSPFLESEESCH is encoded by the coding sequence ATGAACAATAACTTCTGCCGGGCTCTGGTGGACCGGAGGCCCCTGGGGCCCCCCAGCTGCATGCAGCTGGGCGTCGTGCCCCCTCCCCGGCAGGCGCCCCTGCCTCCCGCCGAGCCCCTAGGCAACGTGCCCTTCCTGCTGTACCCGGGCCCAGCCGAGCAGCCCTACTACGACGCCTATGCGGGGGTGTTCCCCTATGTGCCCTTCCCCGGTGCCTTCGGGGTCTACGAATACCCCTTCGAGCCAGCCTTCATCCAGAAGCGCAACGAGCGCGAGCGGCAGCGCGTTAAGTGCGTCAACGAGGGCTACGCGCGCCTCCGCGGCCACCTCCCCGGCGCCCTGGCAGAGAAACGACTTAGCAAGGTGGAGACGCTGCGCGCCGCCATCCGCTACATCAAGTACCTGCAGGAGCTGCTGAGCTCGGCCCCAGACGGCGCGACGCCCCCCGCCGCCCGCGGCCTCCCGGGCACCAGGCCCTGCCCGGCGCCGCCCGCCGCCCCCCGGCCCGACCGCCCTGGCGACGGCGAGGCCCGGGCGCCCTCCTCCCTGGTACCGGAGTCATCCGAGTCCTCCTGCTTCTCCCCCTCGCCTTTCTTGGAATCGGAGGAATCCTGCCATTGA